From one Luteolibacter sp. SL250 genomic stretch:
- a CDS encoding phosphoenolpyruvate hydrolase family protein — translation MPNPWTGTGNPYTRSEVIERLNDTLSKGQAIIAAGAGTGISAKFIEKGGADLIIIYNSGRFRMMGHGSTAGMMAYGDANAIAMEIGEYEVLPVVNEVPVICGVHATDPRRRMWHWLGKVKEMGFSGVNNFPTHTIVDGHFRGVLEETGMSVRKEYEMVALGRKMDLFSIVYVGSPEEAAEMAKAGADAIIAHVGTTVGGSIGVTNAVVGWDDTIRRTQAIIDAAKSVRDDIFYLCHGGPINTPEDADRVIQATDCVGFVGASSLERMGVEESLTNLTREFKKIPLERKK, via the coding sequence ATGCCTAATCCTTGGACCGGAACCGGAAATCCCTACACCCGCTCGGAAGTCATCGAGCGCCTCAATGACACGCTCTCGAAAGGCCAGGCGATCATCGCCGCCGGCGCTGGAACGGGCATCAGCGCCAAATTCATCGAAAAAGGCGGCGCCGACCTCATCATCATCTACAACTCCGGCCGCTTCCGCATGATGGGCCACGGCTCCACGGCGGGCATGATGGCCTACGGCGACGCGAACGCCATCGCCATGGAGATCGGTGAATACGAGGTGCTCCCGGTAGTCAACGAGGTGCCCGTCATCTGCGGCGTCCACGCCACCGACCCGCGCCGCCGCATGTGGCACTGGCTGGGCAAGGTGAAGGAAATGGGCTTCTCCGGCGTGAACAATTTCCCCACCCACACCATCGTCGATGGCCACTTCCGCGGCGTGCTGGAAGAGACCGGCATGAGCGTGCGGAAGGAGTATGAAATGGTCGCCCTGGGCCGGAAGATGGACCTCTTTTCCATCGTCTATGTCGGTTCCCCGGAGGAAGCCGCGGAAATGGCGAAAGCCGGAGCGGACGCCATCATCGCCCACGTCGGCACCACCGTCGGTGGCTCCATCGGTGTGACGAACGCCGTGGTGGGCTGGGATGACACCATCCGCCGGACCCAGGCCATCATCGACGCCGCGAAGTCCGTCCGCGACGACATTTTCTACCTCTGCCACGGTGGCCCGATCAACACGCCGGAAGACGCGGACCGCGTGATCCAGGCGACGGATTGCGTCGGCTTTGTCGGCGCATCCAGCCTCGAGCGGATGGGCGTGGAGGAGTCGCTCACCAACCTGACCCGGGAGTTCAAGAAGATCCCGCTGGAGCGCAAGAAGTAA
- a CDS encoding DUF58 domain-containing protein — protein sequence MLTDEQIEEMMARVRKLELKARRLVRESFSGEYLSSFKGQGLDFDDFREYQHGDEVRFIDWNVTARMNQPFVRKFREERELSVVIAVDVSGSSDYGSQNLSKREVAAEAAAVLGFSALGNGDKVGLLVFAGEPLLFIPPAKGSRHLLRMIREILTMKPPVQGTSISAACDFLVRTLRRRSVVFMISDFYSDPLDKPLGKLAHKHEAIALRLSDPLEAKLPKVGKVIMRDPETGFETLVNTSNPNLRKSYERLMLRQHEGVSSVLKKHGIDSAELGTDQDALKTLHQLFKRRSRKRAR from the coding sequence ATGCTGACCGACGAACAGATCGAGGAAATGATGGCGCGCGTGCGCAAGCTGGAGCTGAAGGCCCGGCGTCTGGTGCGCGAGTCGTTTTCCGGCGAGTATCTGTCCTCCTTCAAGGGCCAAGGCCTGGATTTCGACGATTTCCGGGAATACCAGCATGGCGATGAGGTGCGTTTCATCGACTGGAACGTGACAGCGCGGATGAACCAGCCGTTCGTCCGGAAGTTCCGGGAGGAGCGGGAGCTTTCCGTGGTCATCGCGGTGGATGTCTCCGGCTCGTCTGACTACGGCAGCCAGAACCTGAGCAAGCGCGAGGTGGCTGCGGAGGCCGCAGCCGTGCTGGGGTTCAGCGCGTTGGGCAACGGCGACAAGGTGGGACTGCTGGTCTTCGCCGGTGAGCCGCTGCTATTCATCCCGCCGGCCAAGGGTTCCCGCCACCTGCTGCGCATGATCCGGGAGATCCTCACGATGAAGCCGCCCGTGCAGGGAACGTCCATCTCCGCCGCCTGTGACTTCCTCGTCCGCACCCTGCGCCGACGCTCGGTGGTGTTCATGATCTCCGACTTCTACTCGGACCCGCTCGACAAGCCGCTGGGCAAGCTGGCCCACAAGCATGAAGCCATCGCGCTGCGCCTTTCCGACCCTCTGGAGGCAAAGCTGCCGAAGGTGGGCAAGGTTATCATGAGGGATCCGGAAACGGGCTTTGAGACGCTGGTCAACACGTCCAATCCGAACCTCCGCAAGAGCTACGAGAGGCTGATGCTCCGCCAGCATGAGGGGGTGTCCTCCGTGTTGAAGAAACACGGCATCGACTCTGCGGAACTCGGCACCGACCAGGATGCCCTGAAGACCCTCCACCAACTTTTCAAACGCCGGAGCCGCAAGCGCGCCCGCTGA
- a CDS encoding PVC-type heme-binding CxxCH protein: MKKFIIGTLVAGLLAAAGHAAEPLRVFIRSGEKTHGPGAHDHPAFLKDWTKLLNERGAKATGGDTFPTKAQLAETDVVVIHAEEGGNITGEDRKNFEEFLKRGGGVVAVHGGTVSRDPDWYKTVIGGSWRFGKTKWLEGHLSLYFTDRENPITTGMSNFDLDDEIYYDMEVLPEVKVLAGAYTPKPKDASHPGDDKRVNIYDIQPQMWTYETGNRRALAFVPGHLYENFAHTSIRTLLLRSIAWAGKRDNTDELCRPEELGDALRYPEGGPTRPEKAAAKIELHPEFEISLVAAEPLINKVMNVDWDEKGRMWVVETPEYPNGLRKANTDAWKESGSVAPGKYEREPQDRISILTDTDGDGVMDRKHVFADKLELATSFVLHKNGVIVSSAPDIWFLEDTNGDEIADKRTKLYTGLGIFDTHAVLNNLRWGLDGWIYGTHGYSAGDVTALGEGGKGKAPVKIGSGVVRFKPDGSEIEMYSSKGGNSWGLCMTTDGQCFWTQPTSGIVFLHTVLPEAVLAKGKIPGTDSWHGMVVRQKLFPLMKWEQLAYVQIDLVGSYTAAAGCAVYEGGAWPDKWNYSYFTGEPTVNLVSHYFVKPDGVTYTAEREKGREETEFIRSSDLWFRPIENRVGPDGALYLVDFYNQAVIHNDTRGPLHGPANAAVRPDRDHYFGRIWKVQHKKAKKLEVPVIDRSKAADIIKASASPNSQTRLTAMRLLREGNLIKAAEPVGSGPNRTYEKFASSTTPAQRRQVLKAYGEAKDDWTRSALIAAASSHAVDYLNEVLASGAATGSLESFVANLLPEALRENPAAGARDLVLGVAGAPKAPAGLKAAILGALAGRQDIRPEVSKDLATALGKLMDDKSTLPLVLPLVANWDQKGALVERTKAAVTALDSKLKDTKSPEAVRISSARALVGVGTKESLGAVVNVLKNTGDAEGVQKAALTALAETNHIEEVVPILDHLRPSLINEAFDGILKRSEASLALLDAVGGGSIKPETFGPGNIARLRTHPDKKVADRAKELENKLNPGGKAKAEIIAKLLPEVSKPGNVENGKMLYAAACAICHRFGDVGDKDVGPPLTGMGSHGAAELLVHIVDPNREVDPSFWQWNVTTKKGEALAGVITSENSAAITLRNQGGDTEIRKDDIATRENTHRSLMPEGLDGLGGEGLRDILSYMTASEGRYRVLDLREAYTADSRRGLFANENAPGESVFFSAYGNIAAEKVPFFLMDPEKSVNGRNLLILRGGVRENIASKYPIKVEVPVDLEATRFYLLSGIAGWGFPAIKDFRPAMKVGVHFEDGRVEETVLLNGMAFGDYNKETDISGSKLVKKVVEKGQIRLIRIDVKKPGRIKKLTLESNNNGVTPVVAAITADLSSEAAEVETKTEPKELEKYDPKTTAPTGAKFQEPKVEGTLRVLLAGAGSSHDFPRYFLKEDSEILKTAGGIDVAATPNLGEALALIPQADVLVFSGNDPQYARPDFQKAINAFADAGKGLVMLHAATWYNYPPETGYNARFIGGGTRSHGKGDFDVLVVNKDHPVTKGVSAKFVINDESYRMEVPDAAKVEILTENHAEGAVHPSVWVTKDPRTKIVGITLGHAAEAHGNPDFQKLLVNAVRWVASK, from the coding sequence ATGAAAAAATTCATCATCGGAACCCTCGTCGCCGGACTTCTGGCGGCGGCGGGCCACGCTGCCGAACCTCTCCGCGTCTTCATCCGGTCCGGAGAGAAAACCCACGGTCCCGGGGCGCATGACCATCCCGCCTTTCTCAAGGACTGGACGAAGCTGCTCAACGAACGCGGCGCGAAAGCCACCGGCGGCGACACCTTTCCGACCAAGGCCCAGCTTGCTGAAACCGACGTGGTCGTGATCCACGCGGAAGAGGGCGGCAACATCACCGGTGAGGACCGCAAGAACTTCGAGGAGTTCCTGAAACGCGGCGGCGGCGTGGTCGCCGTGCATGGTGGCACGGTCTCCCGTGACCCGGATTGGTACAAGACCGTCATCGGCGGATCATGGCGTTTCGGAAAGACGAAGTGGCTGGAAGGCCACCTGTCCCTCTACTTCACCGACCGGGAGAATCCCATCACCACCGGCATGTCCAACTTCGATCTCGATGACGAGATCTACTACGATATGGAAGTACTCCCGGAGGTGAAGGTGCTGGCCGGTGCCTACACCCCGAAGCCAAAGGACGCGAGTCACCCGGGCGATGACAAGCGGGTGAACATCTACGACATCCAGCCGCAGATGTGGACCTATGAGACGGGCAACCGCCGCGCGCTGGCATTCGTTCCCGGCCATCTTTACGAAAACTTCGCCCACACCTCCATCCGCACGCTCCTGCTCCGCAGCATCGCGTGGGCGGGCAAGCGGGACAACACCGACGAACTCTGCCGTCCGGAGGAACTGGGCGATGCCCTCCGCTACCCGGAAGGCGGCCCCACCCGTCCGGAAAAGGCCGCGGCGAAGATCGAGCTGCATCCGGAGTTCGAGATCTCCCTGGTGGCCGCCGAGCCGCTCATCAACAAGGTGATGAACGTCGATTGGGACGAGAAGGGCCGCATGTGGGTGGTGGAGACGCCGGAGTATCCCAACGGTCTGCGCAAGGCGAACACGGACGCATGGAAGGAAAGCGGCTCGGTCGCACCCGGAAAGTATGAGCGGGAACCGCAGGACCGCATCAGCATCCTGACCGACACGGACGGCGACGGCGTGATGGACAGGAAGCACGTCTTCGCGGACAAGCTGGAACTCGCCACGAGCTTCGTTCTCCACAAGAACGGCGTGATCGTTTCCTCCGCTCCGGACATCTGGTTCCTCGAGGACACCAATGGCGATGAAATCGCCGACAAGCGCACGAAACTCTACACCGGCCTCGGCATCTTCGACACCCACGCCGTGCTCAACAACCTCCGCTGGGGGCTGGACGGCTGGATCTATGGCACCCACGGCTACAGCGCCGGGGATGTCACCGCATTGGGTGAGGGCGGGAAGGGGAAGGCCCCGGTGAAGATCGGATCCGGCGTGGTGCGGTTCAAGCCGGACGGCTCCGAGATCGAGATGTATTCCAGCAAGGGCGGCAACTCATGGGGCCTCTGCATGACCACCGACGGACAGTGCTTCTGGACCCAGCCGACCAGCGGCATCGTCTTCCTCCACACCGTCCTGCCCGAGGCCGTGCTGGCGAAGGGCAAGATCCCCGGCACCGACAGTTGGCACGGGATGGTCGTCCGCCAGAAGCTTTTCCCGCTGATGAAGTGGGAACAGCTCGCCTACGTCCAGATCGACCTGGTGGGTTCCTACACCGCCGCCGCCGGTTGCGCAGTCTATGAAGGCGGTGCCTGGCCGGACAAGTGGAACTACAGCTACTTCACGGGCGAGCCCACGGTGAATCTGGTCAGCCACTATTTCGTGAAGCCTGACGGAGTGACCTACACCGCGGAGCGGGAGAAGGGCAGGGAGGAAACGGAATTCATCCGCAGCAGCGACCTCTGGTTCCGCCCGATCGAGAACCGCGTCGGACCGGATGGTGCGCTCTATCTGGTGGATTTCTACAACCAGGCGGTCATCCACAATGACACGCGCGGCCCGCTCCACGGACCGGCCAATGCCGCCGTCCGCCCGGACCGCGACCACTACTTCGGCCGGATCTGGAAGGTCCAGCACAAGAAGGCGAAGAAGCTGGAAGTCCCGGTGATCGACCGCAGCAAGGCGGCAGACATCATCAAGGCGTCCGCCAGTCCGAATTCCCAGACCCGGCTCACGGCCATGCGCCTGCTGCGCGAGGGGAATCTGATCAAGGCTGCCGAGCCTGTCGGTTCCGGTCCCAACAGGACCTACGAAAAGTTCGCTTCCTCCACCACACCCGCACAACGCCGCCAGGTGCTGAAAGCCTACGGCGAGGCGAAGGATGACTGGACCCGGTCCGCACTCATCGCCGCGGCATCCTCCCATGCGGTGGACTATCTCAACGAAGTTCTCGCATCGGGAGCAGCGACGGGTTCGCTGGAATCCTTCGTGGCGAACCTGCTGCCGGAAGCCCTCCGGGAGAACCCGGCGGCTGGTGCGCGTGATCTGGTGCTGGGCGTCGCAGGAGCTCCGAAAGCCCCGGCTGGTCTGAAGGCCGCGATTCTCGGAGCCCTCGCCGGACGCCAGGATATCCGGCCCGAGGTTTCCAAGGATCTCGCAACCGCGCTCGGCAAGCTGATGGATGACAAGTCCACCCTGCCTCTGGTTCTGCCACTGGTGGCGAACTGGGACCAAAAAGGCGCACTCGTGGAGCGGACGAAGGCTGCGGTGACAGCGCTGGACTCGAAGCTGAAGGACACGAAATCACCGGAAGCGGTCCGCATTTCCTCAGCCCGCGCACTGGTCGGAGTTGGTACCAAGGAATCGCTCGGTGCGGTCGTCAATGTTCTGAAAAACACCGGAGATGCGGAGGGCGTGCAGAAGGCCGCCCTGACCGCCCTCGCGGAAACCAACCACATCGAGGAAGTGGTGCCGATCCTGGACCATCTCCGTCCGTCGCTGATCAATGAGGCGTTCGATGGCATCCTCAAACGTTCCGAAGCATCACTCGCCCTGCTGGATGCGGTAGGCGGAGGTTCCATCAAGCCGGAGACATTCGGCCCCGGAAACATCGCCCGGCTGCGGACCCACCCCGACAAGAAGGTGGCGGACCGTGCGAAGGAGCTGGAAAACAAGCTGAATCCGGGAGGGAAGGCAAAGGCCGAGATCATCGCCAAGCTGCTGCCGGAAGTGTCGAAGCCTGGAAACGTGGAGAACGGCAAGATGCTTTATGCCGCCGCCTGTGCCATCTGCCACCGTTTCGGTGACGTGGGGGACAAGGATGTCGGCCCGCCACTGACGGGCATGGGTTCCCACGGTGCTGCGGAGCTTCTCGTCCACATCGTGGACCCGAACCGCGAGGTGGACCCCAGTTTCTGGCAGTGGAACGTCACCACGAAGAAAGGCGAAGCCCTGGCCGGTGTCATCACCAGCGAGAACTCCGCCGCCATCACCCTGCGCAACCAGGGCGGGGACACGGAGATCAGGAAGGATGACATCGCCACGCGGGAGAACACGCACCGCAGCCTCATGCCGGAGGGCTTGGACGGTCTCGGCGGTGAAGGGCTCCGTGACATCCTCTCCTACATGACCGCCTCGGAAGGCCGCTACCGCGTCCTCGATCTGAGGGAGGCCTACACCGCGGACTCCCGCCGGGGCTTGTTCGCCAACGAGAATGCTCCCGGGGAAAGCGTCTTCTTCTCCGCCTATGGCAACATCGCCGCGGAAAAGGTCCCGTTCTTCCTCATGGATCCAGAGAAGAGCGTGAATGGCCGAAACCTTCTCATCCTCCGGGGTGGGGTGCGCGAAAATATCGCTTCGAAGTATCCGATCAAAGTCGAGGTCCCGGTGGACCTGGAGGCCACCCGCTTCTACCTGCTTAGCGGCATCGCCGGATGGGGTTTCCCCGCCATCAAGGATTTCCGTCCCGCCATGAAGGTCGGCGTCCACTTCGAGGACGGCCGCGTGGAGGAGACCGTCCTGCTCAACGGCATGGCCTTCGGCGACTACAACAAGGAGACGGACATTTCCGGATCGAAACTGGTGAAGAAGGTGGTCGAAAAGGGCCAGATCCGCCTGATCCGTATCGACGTGAAGAAGCCGGGCAGGATCAAGAAGCTGACGCTTGAGAGCAACAACAACGGGGTGACCCCCGTGGTCGCCGCGATCACCGCCGACCTTTCTTCCGAAGCCGCGGAGGTGGAGACGAAGACGGAACCGAAGGAGCTGGAGAAATATGACCCGAAGACGACCGCACCGACGGGGGCGAAATTCCAGGAGCCGAAGGTGGAGGGAACTCTGCGCGTGCTGCTGGCGGGCGCCGGCAGCTCGCATGATTTCCCGCGTTACTTCCTCAAGGAGGATTCTGAGATCCTGAAAACGGCCGGCGGCATCGATGTCGCGGCCACGCCGAACCTTGGCGAAGCCCTCGCGCTCATCCCGCAGGCGGATGTGCTGGTGTTCAGTGGCAATGACCCTCAATACGCCCGTCCCGACTTCCAGAAGGCCATCAATGCTTTCGCGGATGCCGGCAAAGGCTTGGTCATGCTGCACGCGGCCACCTGGTACAACTATCCGCCGGAAACCGGCTACAACGCGCGCTTCATTGGTGGCGGCACCCGCAGCCACGGCAAGGGCGACTTCGACGTGCTGGTGGTCAACAAGGACCACCCGGTGACCAAGGGCGTCTCCGCGAAGTTCGTCATCAATGACGAGAGCTACCGCATGGAGGTGCCGGATGCCGCGAAGGTGGAGATCCTCACGGAGAACCATGCGGAGGGAGCCGTCCACCCCAGCGTCTGGGTGACGAAGGATCCCAGGACGAAGATCGTCGGCATCACGCTCGGCCACGCCGCGGAGGCCCATGGAAATCCGGATTTCCAGAAGCTCCTCGTGAACGCCGTCCGCTGGGTCGCATCGAAATGA
- a CDS encoding Tm-1-like ATP-binding domain-containing protein — protein sequence MAIIAVLGTLDSKGEEHAYVADLIRAHGHSPLLIDVGTGADPSVRPDVTRTEVAAAAGLDLDGLMARKDRGECVSAMAGAAGILLAKLAVEKRIDGVISLGGGGGTAISTAAMRALPIGFPKLMVSTLAAGNVAPYLGTKDIVMMPSIADVAGLNRLSRVIFSRAAGAICGMVEAAVDEGDAKPLVVASMFGNTTACVTEAKRIIEEAGYEVLVFAATGAGGRSMEALIESGMVAGVLDLTTTEWADELVGGVLNAGPERMDATAKAGVPCVVAPGCLDMVNFGEKASVPEKYAGRTFYIHNPQVTLMRTTPEECAELGRIIAGKVNAFTAPSAVLIPRKAISVISAEGQPFHDPAADAALFDAIKSTVKGEIIEKDLEINDPAFARACAEKLLELMTLRKSDTTVPLS from the coding sequence ATGGCCATCATCGCGGTTCTCGGAACGCTGGATTCAAAGGGGGAGGAACACGCCTACGTGGCGGATCTGATCCGTGCGCATGGGCACTCACCGCTCCTGATCGATGTCGGTACGGGGGCGGATCCCTCCGTCCGTCCGGATGTGACGAGAACCGAGGTGGCCGCCGCCGCCGGACTGGATTTGGACGGGCTGATGGCCCGCAAGGACCGCGGCGAGTGTGTCTCGGCGATGGCCGGGGCCGCAGGAATTTTGCTGGCAAAGCTCGCCGTGGAGAAACGCATTGATGGTGTCATTTCGCTGGGGGGCGGAGGAGGCACCGCGATCTCCACGGCGGCGATGCGGGCACTGCCCATCGGCTTTCCGAAGCTGATGGTCTCCACCCTGGCGGCGGGAAATGTCGCGCCCTACCTGGGGACGAAGGACATCGTCATGATGCCCAGCATCGCGGACGTGGCGGGCCTGAACCGCCTTTCCCGGGTGATCTTTTCCCGCGCGGCGGGAGCCATCTGCGGCATGGTGGAAGCCGCCGTGGACGAGGGCGACGCGAAGCCGCTGGTGGTCGCCAGCATGTTCGGCAACACCACCGCCTGCGTGACGGAGGCGAAGCGCATCATCGAGGAAGCCGGCTATGAGGTGCTGGTGTTCGCCGCCACCGGCGCCGGCGGGCGATCCATGGAGGCTCTCATCGAGAGCGGCATGGTCGCGGGCGTGCTGGACCTCACCACCACGGAGTGGGCGGACGAACTCGTCGGCGGTGTACTGAACGCCGGACCGGAGCGCATGGATGCCACCGCGAAGGCCGGCGTGCCCTGCGTGGTCGCTCCGGGCTGCCTCGACATGGTGAACTTCGGTGAAAAGGCATCCGTCCCGGAGAAATACGCGGGCCGGACTTTTTACATCCATAATCCGCAGGTGACCCTCATGCGCACCACGCCGGAGGAGTGTGCGGAGCTGGGGCGGATCATCGCCGGAAAGGTGAATGCCTTCACCGCGCCATCCGCCGTGCTGATCCCGCGCAAGGCCATCAGCGTCATCAGCGCGGAGGGCCAGCCGTTCCATGATCCCGCCGCGGATGCCGCCCTGTTCGATGCCATCAAATCCACCGTAAAGGGCGAGATCATCGAAAAGGATCTGGAGATCAACGATCCCGCTTTCGCCAGAGCCTGCGCGGAGAAATTGCTCGAATTGATGACACTGAGGAAGAGCGACACTACTGTCCCGCTTTCTTAA
- a CDS encoding VWA domain-containing protein has protein sequence MSSFLTHFRFAQPGWLLLLIPAVLLIILRRGRGAEAVVTFPNLGVLVSLGRQTRHLAWNVGFPLALVSLFLAIFAMARPVWRNEYQNRTASGIDIMIAFDVSLSMDIDDFVDRGSRVKRIDVAKEVVDNFISRRTDDRVGLVAFAGRPVSVSPITLDHQWLRQGLNRLELNTDRVNGTVKDQGTAIGSALAASATRLDNREAKSKIIVLITDGASNSGKISPIEAAEHSKTLGIKIYTVAIGTKEGRVSGNIQRFPRQEFDLPTLKRIADLTGGEHYWAENTAALRNTFQTIDSLEKTETKTVTVIEDEELFAWFAGLSLLAALAAAGVAVLNPSPTS, from the coding sequence ATGAGTTCATTCCTCACCCATTTCCGTTTCGCCCAGCCGGGATGGCTCCTCCTGCTCATACCTGCGGTGCTGCTCATCATCCTGCGTCGTGGCCGCGGTGCGGAAGCGGTGGTGACCTTCCCGAACCTGGGAGTGCTGGTCAGCCTGGGAAGGCAGACCCGCCACCTGGCATGGAACGTCGGCTTCCCGCTCGCGCTGGTGTCGCTTTTCCTGGCCATCTTCGCCATGGCCCGCCCGGTTTGGCGGAACGAGTACCAGAACCGGACCGCCAGCGGCATCGACATCATGATCGCCTTCGACGTGTCCCTCTCGATGGACATCGACGACTTCGTGGACCGCGGCAGCCGGGTGAAGCGGATCGATGTGGCGAAAGAGGTGGTGGACAACTTCATCAGCCGCCGGACGGATGACCGGGTGGGCCTGGTCGCCTTCGCCGGACGGCCGGTTTCGGTGAGTCCCATCACCCTCGACCACCAGTGGCTGCGGCAGGGACTGAACCGGCTGGAACTGAACACCGACCGGGTCAACGGGACGGTGAAGGACCAGGGCACCGCCATCGGCTCCGCGCTCGCCGCCTCCGCCACCCGTCTGGACAACCGGGAAGCCAAGAGCAAGATCATCGTCCTCATCACGGACGGCGCGAGCAACTCCGGGAAGATCTCCCCCATCGAGGCGGCGGAGCATTCGAAAACCCTGGGCATCAAAATTTATACCGTTGCCATCGGCACGAAGGAAGGCCGGGTCTCCGGCAACATCCAGCGGTTCCCGCGCCAGGAGTTCGACCTCCCCACCCTCAAGAGGATCGCGGACCTGACGGGTGGCGAGCACTACTGGGCTGAAAACACCGCCGCCCTCCGCAATACCTTCCAGACCATCGACAGCCTCGAGAAAACCGAAACCAAGACGGTCACTGTGATCGAGGACGAGGAGCTTTTCGCCTGGTTCGCCGGCCTATCACTGCTGGCCGCGCTGGCCGCCGCCGGAGTGGCGGTGCTGAACCCCTCACCGACATCCTGA
- a CDS encoding MoxR family ATPase: MTTELLQEKIAESSGWIQAVKNEMAQILVGQERLVDRLLIGLLCNGHILLEGVPGLAKTLAVKALSGSLHASFARFQFTPDLLPADLVGTMVYHPHDAKFEPKLGPIFNNLILADEINRAPAKVQSALLEAMQERQVTLGERSYLLPEPFLVLATQNPIDQEGTYQLPEAQLDRFLLKVTVGYPTKDEELTILNRMATSAPSYKTQTVATPEQVAASRALVNEIYIDPAVQTYIVEIIHATRFPATVDAPLKNLIRAGASPRGTINLALTARARAFMQGRAFVTPQDVKDMALDVLRHRILLTYEAEAEEMTTDTIINRLLAKVAVP; this comes from the coding sequence ATGACTACAGAACTCTTGCAGGAGAAAATCGCGGAATCCAGCGGATGGATCCAGGCCGTGAAGAACGAAATGGCGCAGATCCTGGTGGGCCAGGAACGGCTGGTGGACCGGCTCCTCATCGGCCTGCTCTGCAACGGCCACATCCTGCTCGAAGGGGTTCCCGGCCTGGCGAAAACGCTGGCGGTGAAGGCGCTTTCCGGCTCGCTCCACGCCAGTTTCGCCCGGTTCCAGTTCACCCCCGACCTCCTTCCCGCCGACCTTGTCGGCACGATGGTCTATCACCCGCACGATGCGAAATTCGAGCCGAAGCTGGGGCCGATCTTCAACAACCTGATCCTCGCGGACGAAATCAACCGCGCCCCGGCGAAGGTCCAGTCCGCCCTGCTGGAAGCCATGCAGGAGCGGCAGGTGACCCTGGGGGAACGTTCCTACCTGCTGCCGGAGCCGTTCCTGGTGCTGGCCACCCAGAACCCCATCGACCAGGAGGGCACCTACCAGCTTCCTGAGGCGCAGCTTGACCGTTTCCTGCTGAAGGTGACCGTCGGCTACCCGACCAAGGACGAGGAGCTGACGATCCTCAACCGGATGGCAACTTCCGCGCCGTCCTACAAGACCCAGACCGTCGCCACCCCGGAGCAGGTCGCCGCCTCCCGCGCACTGGTGAACGAGATCTACATCGACCCGGCGGTCCAGACTTACATCGTGGAAATCATCCACGCGACCCGCTTCCCGGCCACGGTGGATGCTCCTTTGAAGAACCTCATCCGCGCCGGTGCCTCCCCGCGGGGAACCATCAACCTGGCGCTGACCGCCCGCGCCCGCGCGTTCATGCAGGGCCGTGCGTTCGTCACCCCGCAGGACGTGAAGGACATGGCACTGGACGTCCTCCGCCACCGGATCCTCCTCACCTATGAGGCGGAGGCCGAGGAAATGACCACGGACACCATCATCAACCGCCTGCTGGCGAAGGTGGCGGTGCCTTGA
- a CDS encoding helix-turn-helix transcriptional regulator, with amino-acid sequence MSTEPLTDRHISGAETRQTIVLANADDPRKWLRDGPVCALLKQHHIGHTGIMRAAPPYEVVRTEQSGTFMLACFEGEGVVLVDGAWKRIRKGQACLLPPFVMNALKCVPGKGWKFAWVRYDESRESTPIVSALSPVAGNFDPLPLKFAIEGLHAEASGAGSSAALHHWTELIHHYVLRFAQPTHPDDRLWRLWQQVEADLSRAWTLTDLAGIAHVSEEHLRRLCRKELGRSPMQHVTFLRLQKARHLLATTQEKVESVATEVGFKSTFSFSNTFKSWIGVRPSDFRRTN; translated from the coding sequence ATGTCCACCGAACCCCTGACCGACCGCCACATTTCCGGAGCGGAAACGCGTCAGACCATCGTGCTGGCGAACGCGGATGACCCCCGGAAGTGGCTCCGCGACGGTCCGGTATGTGCCCTGCTGAAGCAGCACCACATCGGCCATACCGGCATCATGCGGGCGGCTCCGCCGTATGAAGTGGTCCGCACCGAGCAGTCCGGCACGTTCATGCTGGCCTGCTTCGAGGGGGAAGGCGTGGTGCTGGTGGATGGCGCTTGGAAGCGGATCAGAAAGGGCCAGGCCTGCCTGCTGCCGCCCTTTGTGATGAACGCGCTCAAATGCGTGCCGGGAAAGGGCTGGAAATTCGCGTGGGTGCGGTATGACGAGTCCCGTGAATCCACCCCCATCGTCTCCGCCCTTTCCCCCGTCGCGGGAAATTTCGATCCGCTGCCCCTGAAGTTCGCCATCGAGGGCCTGCACGCGGAAGCATCCGGTGCTGGCAGCTCCGCCGCCCTCCACCATTGGACGGAGCTGATCCACCACTACGTCCTGCGCTTCGCCCAGCCCACCCATCCGGACGACCGGTTGTGGCGGCTGTGGCAACAGGTGGAGGCGGATCTTTCACGGGCATGGACCCTCACCGACCTCGCGGGCATTGCCCACGTCAGCGAGGAACACCTGCGGAGGCTCTGCCGCAAGGAACTGGGCCGCTCCCCCATGCAGCACGTCACCTTCCTGCGCCTCCAGAAAGCCCGCCACCTGCTGGCCACCACCCAGGAAAAGGTGGAATCCGTCGCCACCGAGGTGGGTTTCAAGAGCACCTTCAGCTTCTCGAATACGTTCAAGAGCTGGATCGGCGTGCGCCCGTCGGATTTCCGGAGGACGAATTGA